In a single window of the Acipenser ruthenus chromosome 20, fAciRut3.2 maternal haplotype, whole genome shotgun sequence genome:
- the LOC131696823 gene encoding uncharacterized protein LOC131696823 has product MAEIEDIFEGVEEAIDGADDDIEDLSEEAQEEIKAEVAEARAEVAELSKVSETLKTLLQYVTTSIPKIVGFVVKNLAIGAILWGVNVVLNKLLPDKQQSLDVQSKRAVIKALTAIIKNETGLSEKLLKWMTDHKDDMIQLEGFEVPMESIIQKYIGPVSDAVEQAFKVATSLTKKIDGKTQINIPTAEDIQQFLAAADAFLQAFSNLIQFVSTHVQQIKELKTFPLTQADIDSLKTQLDDAKALPLW; this is encoded by the exons ATGGCGGAGATAGAAGACATATTTGAGGGAGTTGAAGAAGCCATTGATGGAGCTGACGATGACATTGAAGACCTATCAGAAGAAGCACAAGaggaaataaaagcagaagtagcTGAAGCACGAGCAGAAGTTGCAGAGCTTTCCAAAGTTAGCGAGACCTTAAAAACCTTGCTTCAATACGTCACAACAAGTATACCAAAAATAGTAGGATTTGTTGTGAAAAATTTAGCTATCGGTGCTATCTTGTGGGGTGTAAATGTTGTTCTTAACAAATTGCTTCCCGATAAACAACAATCCTTGGATGTACAGAGTAAGCGTGCTGTGATTAAGGCATTAACCGCaatcattaaaaatgaaacaggcCTCAGTGAAAAGCTCCTAAAGTGGATGACAGACCACAAAGATGATATGATTCAACTGGAAGGATTTGAAGTACCAATGGAATCAATTATTCAGAAATACATTGGACCAGTATCTGAT GCCGTTGAGCAAGCCTTCAAAGTTGCAACCTCGCTCACGAAAAAGATTGACGGGAAAACCCAGATCAACATCCCAACAGCAGAAGACATCCAGCAGTTCCTTGCAGCTGCCGATGCATTTCTCCAAGCCTTCAGTAATTTGATTCAGTTTGTCTCCACACATGTTCAACAGATTAAAGAGCTTAAAACCTTTCCATTGACACAGGCAGACATTGACTCTCTTAAAACTCAGCTGGATGATGCTAAGGCCTTACCTTTGtggtaa